In Raphanus sativus cultivar WK10039 unplaced genomic scaffold, ASM80110v3 Scaffold3198, whole genome shotgun sequence, one genomic interval encodes:
- the LOC130506404 gene encoding meiosis-specific protein ASY2-like: MRRGVALSQFLNGAWRLAVALMVIGAEAGAALSVRAFEELVSVKINRGLLSLKIRPNYNVVTGYPTKTNDWQRSYFYVKSDRSAFEEPLKTGYRVLWNNEFVPHSNTAEYEEDFLESARIIASQKQDFWENFSYRRIRRSIDRIKRQVWRSDTVPLITKKSKRINLFTKAEQIEINRARAMRELPDLSLVVGKQLGFVEPDQSSNANSSDPGEPRATESDGAQLVRKSGSKRKEREGVSSEEKQAEETSTGGGAGSEKKRARKDPVEVRPSSVERGELQALEPSNNSRDDVLPDPSLDECRRILGHEIAPNTEKETVEAPTTAVSLPKAAVREDARGSNRSSPKAQEGKAVPKNLQGFCPDKVDFIFKRDTPLVCNERDCARFVRQVRGSREHLPLVKDLVFQDEYTAAAGSSVKSQGDWNEVVRIYDKELKRTYGVIDRQRRNTKEATVALEVMLKKKDEAVIAEAAMRDELSQKEAAMNKELKRARELVKALEKEKTKLANEKKTLEEEKAAAALEHSKEMDRLRESRRYEVTHERIRVMAAMHGKAAVRFQRIQDRESRRDNFEDARCMLGQARGMRRCLEGMKAAGKNISQGDIDIYAGQERHYDAEVKRLIVDDLLEKDLSLSPLVLESRFVIQEMMDKIDKFGSNMDLLDSEAAKTLRTPLRAPGDRSEEPSKSLLDTVQSPARPDAVLPGQEVALKDPSVAEETNKSAPDEPISNTPVNISDSPSFEDADSGASEGHLEGADSGASEEHPEEDLPALD; encoded by the exons CTAGCAGTTGCGCTGATGGTGATTGGGGCGGAAGCTGGCGCTGCTCTCAGCGTCCGAGCATTTGAGGAGCTGGTCTCGGTGAAGATTAATCGAGGCCTGTTATCACTGAAGATACGCCCGAACTATAATGTGGTAACGGGCTATCCGACCAAGACGAACGACTGGCAGCGATCGTACTTCTATGTTAAGTCCGATCGCTCGGCTTTCGAGGAGCCGCTGAAGACCGGTTACCGTGTTCTTTGGAACAATGAATTTG TTCCTCACTCGAATACCGCGGAGTACGAGGAAGATTTCTTGGAGAGTGCTCGGATTATCGCGTCCCAGAAACAGGATTTTTGGGAGAACTTCTCGTACAGGAGGATTCGTAGGTCGATTGATCGGATCAAGCGGC AGGTTTGGCGTTCGGACACCGTTCCTCTCATCACCAAAAAGTCGAAGAGAATCAACTTGTTCACCAAAGCCGAGCAGATTGAAATTAACCGAGCCAGAGCTATGAGGGAATTGCCGGATCTAAGTTTGGTGGTTGGGAAGCAACTCGGGTTCGTGGAACCGGACCAAAGCTCTAACGCAAACTCCTCTGATCCCGGGGAGCCGAGAGCGACTGAGTCGGACGGGGCTCAGCTCGTGAGAAAGTCGGGGAGCAAGAGGAAGGAGAGGGAAGGCGTTTCTTCCGAGGAGAAGCAAGCCGAGGAGACTTCCACCGGTGGGGGCGCCGGATCGGAGAAGAAGCGGGCGCGCAAGGATCCCGTTGAGGTTCGGCCTTCCTCTGTGGAGAGAGGTGAGCTCCAGGCCTTGGAGCCTAGCAACAATTCTCGAGATGACGTTCTCCCGGATCCGTCTCTCGATG AGTGCCGGCGAATCCTCGGGCACGAGATAGCGCCCAATACGGAGAAGGAAACCGTGGAGGCTCCGACTACTGCCGTTTCCCTCCCCAAGGCGGCGGTTCGTGAAGATGCCCGGGGATCGAACAGGTCCTCTCCGAAGGCTCAGGAGGGTAAGGCTGTGCCGAAGAACCTGCAGGGGTTTTGCCCGGATAAAGTGGACTTCATTTTCAAGCGGGACACTCCTCTCGTTTGTAACGAGAGAGATTGCGCTCGTTTCGTCCGCCAAGTCCGGGGAAGTAGGGAGCATCTCCCACTCGTCAAGGACTTAGTTTTCCAAGACGAGTACACCGCTGCTGCCGGTTCCTCGGTTAAG AGCCAAGGTGACTGGAACGAGGTCGTCCGCATATACGACAAAGAGCTGAAGAGGACCTATGGTGTGATTGATAGGCAACGGCGCAACACCAAGGAGGCGACTGTCGCCTTAGAGGTCATGctgaagaagaaggacgaagcgGTTATTGCAGAAGCGGCCATGAGGGATGAACTCTCCCAGAAAGAGGCGGCTATGAACAAGGAGCTGAAGCGAGCCCGGGAGTTGGTTAAAGCGCTCGAGAAAGAGAAAACCAAGCTGGCAAACGAGAAGAAGACCCTCGAGGAAGAGAAGGCGGCTGCTGCCTTAGAGCATTCCAAGGAGATGGATCGTCTCCGAGAGTCGCGCCGCTATGAGGTTACTCACGAACGGATCCGAGTAATGGCGGCGATGCATGGGAAAGCCGCCGTTCGCTTCCAGAGGATCCAGGATCGGGAGTCCCGTCGTGATAACTTTGAGGATGCGAGATGCATGCTCGGCCAGGCTCGGGGGATGAGACGTTGCCTTGAAGGGATGAAAGCGGCAGGTAAAAACATCTCTCAGGGAGATATTGATATCTACGCCGGGCAAGAGAGGCATTATGATGCGGAGGTGAAGCGTTTGATCGTAGATGATCTTCTCGAGAAGGACCTTTCTTTATCTCCTCTCGTGCTCGAGTCGAGGTTCGTTATCCAGGAGATGATGGATAAAATCGACAAATTTGGGTCGAACATGGACTTGCTCGACTCCGAGGCCGCCAAGACGCTTCGCACTCCCCTCAGAGCACCAGGGGATCGATCCGAAGAGCCGTCGAAGAGCCTTCTCGACACCGTTCAGTCGCCAGCTCGCCCTGATGCTGTTCTCCCGGGTCAAGAAGTTGCCCTTAAGGACCCTTCCGTGGCTGAGGAGACGAACAAGTCAGCTCCCGACGAACCGATCTCCAACACGCCGGTCAATATCTCCGACTCGCCGTCATTCGAGGATGCGGATTCTGGCGCGAGTGAAGGACATCTCGAGGGGGCGGACTCTGGCGCGAGCGAAGAACATCCCGAGGAGGATCTTCCTGCCTTGGATTAG